Genomic window (Syngnathoides biaculeatus isolate LvHL_M chromosome 6, ASM1980259v1, whole genome shotgun sequence):
TGCACGTCAACAAGACTTTGTCCCTGCTCCTGGAGTTCGGATTCCTGCGCCTTGGATCAGATCCTGCTGGCGGCGCACCCGTACGTAACCTGCGTGGCCTACCTCAACTCGTGCCTCAACCCGCTGCTCTACGCCGCCTGCGACCAGTCGTTCCGGAAGAGATGCAGGCGGACGCTCCTGCGGTTGTGCGGagcagggaggagaaaggaaatGGAGAGAAgggaggaagagaaggaggacCAGGAGGGGAGCTTTGACGGCCCAGGGAGAACACAGGAGGAAACGGCAGACAAGACGCAGGAGGCAGCGGTGGTCACTGAGGAGTGAGCGGATACAGCCAAGATcgaaacataaaacaaatttgCATCATATAGCACAAATCCAGAACAAATGTTGTCTCAAGGCACTTtacacatggggggggggggggggggggggggcaatgggcACAACGATTGCCGTATGAAGATAGTTGTCACAGTAGtcacagtgtggagtttgcatgttttccccgtacctgcgtgggttttctccgggcactccggtttccttccacatcccaaaaacatgcaacattaattggacactctaaaatgcccctaggtgtgattgtgagcgcggctgtttgtctccatgtgcccagcgactggctggcaaccagttcagggtgtaccttgcctcctgcccgttgacagctggaattggctgccgcactccccgcgaccctcgtgaggataaccgcctcatgaaaatggatggatataaaattTAAGTATCATACTGGAAAACTGTAATTTTATcactgtaaatgtttgttttttattactaCTTTGCATTCTATGTtttatgtatgaaaaataaaataaaacacagatCCCTTGAGAATGTCTTTGTTTTGAGAGTTAGTTAGAGCGCCACGGTGAACAGCCagtaaagtattggcctcacagttctgaggactcgggttcaatcccagacccagccgtgtggagtttgcatgttctccccgtgcctgtgtgggttttctccgggcattctggtttcctcccacatccccaaaaaaatgcattaattggacactctaaattgtccctaggtgtgattgtgagtgcgactgttgttttgtctccatgtgccctgtgattggctggcaaccagttcagcgtgtaccttgcctcccacccgatgacagctgggattggctccagcactcccacgcaaccctcgtgaggataagcagcaaagaaaatggatggatatgaaatGAAGTATCATACTgggaaattcaatttttttatgactgtaaatgtatagttttttttatcaCTTTGCATTCTATGTtttatgtatgaaaaataaaataaaacagatgcTTTGAGAatgcctttgttttgtttatattatGAATAGAACTAAGAGCGCATGGAATAGTGGTTACTGTGGAGTATATTCAAGAACCTATtcccgtccattttttttatttaaaatcaagTAATAAAGCTGACAAAATACCTTCATAGTGTACatattaattgcattttttaaaaatttaattgaCTTGCAGAATGAtagtattttctattttattttcatactaTGTACAGTAGTAATGAATCTTTAGTACTGTATTTAAACTATTTACTGTCTGGAAATGTATTCTTGATTCAATTAACTGTATATAGCGTGTATACGTTAatttacatgattttatgattatattttgtgaatattaatgtgtttaaatgatttaatttttaagATCAACATTGAGCTCACATTGACAAATTTAATTTGGTAACAatggacaaattaaaaatgatcaaattcaaCAGAGAAACTACATTCACAATAtagatattatatatttttgtttttgttttgttgtttccaAATAAATTTGTGGAGTTGCAAAAGGCAGtatcgttttttttccaaaggagGCGCTGTGACCCTTCATTGCGCCCATGGATGGTTTCCTCTGGTTGTTTTCAACTTTTTCCCTCCCTGCCGACATTGACCAAGGCTCCCAAGATGGAAACAGCTTTAGTTTACGATGAGGAAATGACTCGCTACAAACTGCTGTGGTTAGAGTGAGTGCGAGATGGCAAAATAAACCGACGttgctctgtgttgttgtttttttcttacggCTGTGTACTACAGCTAAATAATTTATTGCTGGCTGCTCGCTATCGTCCACAAACAACGTAATGATTGACGGATTTATCTAGCCAGGCGTCTCTTGGATTAAAATTACCTTCAAGTTTAGAATGCAGCGCTCAGCCGtcggttttttgttttgtttttgtttttttaagccatCGTACATGTGCTGAAATATTGTTCATACAAGAGTGGGAAATTTTTAGGGTTGTTGTTTCCGGTCGGACAAGTTAGATTGGTGCGCCTTaacggacccccccccctttttttttttaatatttgtatatatttttgtgggcGGTCCAATTTTAAAAGCACATGTACATACACGCATATACGCGAACATAactgtgttatttttttatactgttttAAGTGTTTGCATCGGTACGTTGTTGCTAGTCGGAGTATATAAGCGCGTGTACCAGACCGTAACGTAATTCCCAAAcaatcactttttaaaatgtattttttacataAGTGAATCTTAACTTGTTTGAGATGCCGCTTAacaaattaatttattatttaattacatttcttcTTTATAGTATattattttattcctttttattcataattttaaaatgcaacctgatggattttttttcaaaatgtaattttgacgATATCAACTCAGTCACaggtaatgaaaaaaacatccacattcTCAAGAAAGTGTAATAGTACTtaaaattatttgtaattttttgagagaaatatttcattttttaaattattaatataGTGTTTTATTTGAATCATTTAATTTTACCACACAAGGATATTCAATTTACACtccacacattttttatttatttatttattttacaatttcctTGACCAATAATATTAGTCTAATCCTGAAATTCAAACTTTACTGATAAAAATCCACTTCCAGTCCAGATTGTGAAATTGAGCGGCCCGAGCGTCTGACAGCAAGTCACGAAGCGTTGGTCAGGAGCGGCCTGGCTGCCCGATGCGTCTCCATCCCCGTCCGGCGGGCCGCGGACGCCGACATTCTCCTCATTCACAGTTAAGTCCCGAGCCCacattgttcaaatgtttacGAATCACTTTTTAAGCACTTAGAAACAATCATTATAGCGAGGAGTATCTGGAGGCAGTGAAGAAGACCCCCTACATGACCCTGGAAGACCTGAAGGAGTTCACCCTGCAATATGGAGATGTCTACTTCCACCAAGttagtttttttaatgggtCTTTACGACTGTTAATACTTAAAACGTGGGAAGGGAAAACGGTTGAGGAATTCGCCGTAGTTCCAAGTCACACTTGCGCCCCTTTATAGTAGTCGCAGAACACAGCTTGCTTCCGCTTTATGCCACAGAACAGCTATCACTGTGCCACGCTGGCAGCGGGAGCCGCACTGCAGCTGGTGGACGGCGTGATGACCGGAAGGGTGAGAAACGGCATCGCTCTAGTCAGGTAAAAGCTTTTAGGCCCTCTCTCTCTTGTTTCATTTCAACACATAACTATGTATTTCTTTGTCAACAGACCACCGGGGCACCACAGCATGCGGGCTGAAGCCAATGGTTTCTGTGTGTTCAACAACGTGGCCATAGCGGCCAAATATGCCCAGCAAACGTACGGCGTTGAAAGGTAACGCTCTTCTTCttcgtttcctttcggcttgtcctgttaggggtcgccacagtgtgtcatctttttccatccaggcctatcttcagtgccgccgtctctaatctgtacatcatggctagcgtcaccactgttttctagactttgcccttcatcctagcggagactcttctgtcacataggacaccagacaccttccgccaactgttccaccccgcttggacccgtttcttcacttccttaccacactcaccattgctctggattgttgaccccaagtatttgaagtcgtccaccttcgctatctcttctctttgGAGCTtccctcttccccctccgcccctctcattcacgcacgtatattctgttttacttcggccaatcttcattcctctcctttccactgcgtgCCTCCACCTTTCATCTTTCCATTGTTCCTcagcctgctccctgctttcactgcatatcacaatatcatctgcgaggggattccagtctaacctcgtctgtcagcctatccattactactgcaaacaggaaggggctcagggcggatccctgatgcactcccacctccaccttagatccttctgacacacctatggcacatctcaccgccgttcttctgccctcatacatgtcctgtactgttctaacatatttctccgccacaccggacttgcgcatgcagtaccacagttcctctcttggttctctgtcataggctttctctcggtctacaaaaaCCCAATGTAGCTcctctgacctctgtacttttccacgagcatcctcaaggcaaatgtatgcatttgtggtactctttctaggcatgaaaccgaaCCTTTCCTCGCAGattcttacttctgtcccgagtctagcctccaatactctttgcaataacttcattgtgtggctcatcatttttattcatctgtagtttccatagctctgaacatcacctttgttcttaaaaatgagaacgaacacacttttcctccatccttcatgcatcttctctcccgctagtatactattgaataagttggtcaaaaactccagagccaccacaccaaattgcttccgtacctccatcggtatgtcatcaggccccgctgtctttccatttttcatcctgttcagcgcctttctaacttcccccttactaatcattgcaacGATCATTACTCAGAGAAATGCAACCCTTTGTAATTTCTTCATACTTtgtctacaattttttttttttttagagtccTCATAGTTGACTGGGACATACATCACGGTCAAGGAGTGCAATACGCCTTTGAGGACGACCCAAGGTGTGTACGTTTACTACCTTTCTGTATATTTGAAACTAATTTCGAATTGTTTTCCCTTCCGCAGCGTGCTTTATTTCTCTTGGCACCGTTACGAGCATCAGAAATTCTGGCCTCAGCTCCGAGAATCAGACTACGACAGTGTCGGCAAGGACAAAGGCGCTGGCTTCAATATAAATGTGCCGTGGAACGAGGTCAGCGACAGCATTTGCTATTGACACGCACGATTTGCTAACCTGTGGAGGCTCATTTCATTTACTTTCCAGTGTGTTTTTTGGATATAGTGTGtactaaaaatacaacaaaagctACTATTCTCTACTTCAAAATGGTTCTGGGCCAGTTGTTGTTATAAATCTTGCCCATGTCTCCTGCTTCGGGTATCTCACTCAATTCAGTTATTCTTTTGATACATACGATATTGCAATACTTAAACAGTATTTTCGATATCAACATAGTCCACTATGCACCAGTCTTTGTCGTCAGAACCTCGCGTGCATTGCTGCGTTTTCGAAATTCTTATTTCCAGGTCGGCATGCAGAACGGTGACTACCTGGCTGCCTTCTGTCACGTCCTCCTTCCAGTCGCTTACGAGGTGAGGCGAAGTCAATCAAAGTAGCAGACGCAAATTCCTCGTTGACTGAACTCCTCTGACTCTTTTCGCAGTTTTGCCCAGACTTGGTGTTAGTGTGTGCGGGCTTTGACTCTGCCATCGGTGACCCAGAGGTACAAAACTCTACATTTTGCTCTGCCATCAACTTGGTACAACTGCATGCAGCCATTTtacctaccgtaattcccggccgacagagcgcaccaaGTTATAAatctcaccgagtacatttgtaaaggaaataccatttggtacacacacacacaccgcagctctgtaaaagccgcaagtgcccttgttgaaatccacattgaaacacgagatatttacaaagaaagacggtacacagagagtttaacgctagcgccgcgctaatgatAGTGctacactaacagggccggtttaaaaaaaaaaacataccggtaaaaatcactaagacacggcagtaacacactagtcGGAatggtaaaactcacttcctcggcacatacattccagccggtctcactcttaccgagtgcctccttgcggccttaaaaaaaaaaaaatgcacaaattacccgcatcaccgcataaaccgcaggcttgaaagtgtgtgggaaaaaagtcgcgacttataggccggaaattacgttactAGTCGCCTTACTCACCGTTCCTTTAATATTTTGCAGGGTGAAATGTGTGCCACGCCAGACATTTTTGCCCACCTCACCCACCTGCTGATGAACCTCGCTGGGGGGAAACTATGCGCAGTCCTGGAGGTcaaatatctatatatctaaTCTAGTGAGATACCTACCTGACTAGCTAGTCACCTATCTGGCTAGCTAACTATCTAGGTTGGGGgtcagacatccatccatccatccatccatcattgaACACGTGAACCTTTTGACAGCACCCTGCAAACATTTTTCCAGGGAGGATACAACTTGACTTCACTCAGCCAGTCGGTGTGCGCCACCGTTGAAACGCTGCTAGGAGATCCAGCGCCCCGACCCGCTAACTTGCGAGGCCCCTGCCAGAGGTTCAGCCGCACCGTGTCGCCGATCAATGAGTTTGTGCATGACATGACTTAGATTGGAACTGTTGGCTTCTCTTCCAGCGCGCTCGAGTCCATTCAGTGTGTTCGCGCAGCTCATCGGAAGTACTGGACCTGCTTCAAATATGCAGGTGTTACAGGACTGACATTATTGCAAATACAGTTCTTGCTTAGCTAAACTAGATTAACATTAAAGGGGAACTGACAACACTACCCActgtttacttctttttttttttttttgaaacacacATCAGGCATTGCCCACGTTGTGCCACTTTAATTATAGAACAGTATCTTGCAAATGTGACAGTTTTGGTAAATACGCTATTTTATCTTTACATGCGACAATACTAAAGAAAGGACACTTTGCAATGGTATAAAACATTGTACCATAAATgtacggcctacagagcgcacctggttataagccttggtgcAAAGAAAGAGTGTAACGCTAGCGCGCGCTAGCGTtggcgcggggctagcgttaaagCGGGCGTCATCAACCTTTGTGAGGCTGAGAGTTACTTCGTGAGAACTGAATGTACGAAGGGCGACGTGACTTGTTTGCAGCGAACTTCAGTCATAGTTCAttttacatacataaaatatttttgttttaattttttgtatgatgtgacattacgggtattttaaaaatgtaaataccataagcaagtcagattcaaaatttaaagctgtggtatttgtagaacatgcctcgcgggcaccttaaattgtcctcgcgggcactgcgttggtgaGCCCTGCattaaagtctttctgtgtactgaggcttataaccagggaggggctagcgttagcgcggccctagcgttaagctctttctgtgtatcgagacttataaccaggtgcgctaacgctagtgccgcgctaacgttagcgccgtataaaccgcagggttgaaagcgtgtggaaaaaaaagttgcagcttatagtccagaaattacggtagagcTTATGTAACACAATTGTTGTCCCCCCCAAAGTAACTTGGCACACAATCATTTATGTCTAAACTTGTGACTAAAGTGAGGGCACCCATAAATGACGTTCATATTTTTTAGCAGTTAAgagtaaggttttttttttgtttttgtttttacgatGACCCGGATATGCTCAATGGGATTTAGGTCTAGAGTCGTGCACCTTTTCCTTCGCTTTCTCCTGCCTGGAAAGCATAACTACGAGGTTATCAGGGGATGCAAACAAGTTTGCCACCCTTGTGCTAGTTCAATATCAATATCAGCAAAATTTATTGATAAACCTCCAGTTATTTtccaaccttttgccacatttatttctttttttttttccttttttccagcTGAAGCACCCCCGTCAGACGTCAGCACAAAGCGCATCAAGCTGGAAGAACAAGGGAGGGAAGAAAAGCTGCAAAGGGAAGAAGCGGCCGATAGCAAAAGCGCCGTAACGTGGCCGGAGCCTCAGAAGCGCGTCCCGCCTCCCGTTCGCACCGCGGTGGTCACCCCCGACGACGTGGCCTCTCCGGACGGGTGCAAACGCTTCAGCTTGTCCGAGCTGGATGAGTCACTCTCACCCGGGTACGATCCTGtctttgtttctttgattttcAAACTTGACCACCTTCGTAACCctcctttttctctctctctttccaacTAGAGACAATGATGCTCCGTCCGGTATCGCTGCACTTGTCTGGAAAATGGAGAACAATGAGGTAGTCAGAAcatagtgttttttgttttgtttttttcattgtaaactTCAATTTTAGGGAGGTTCCAACAAATTTCTCAGaagaaataatggaaaatgaataaacctgtaaataaataattcataCCATGAAGGAAATTAGAAATGAAAAGttggtcgattttttttttttttttttttcccattttcaatTCTTAATTGTCATAAAAGTAGACAAACAGTTTGAGTGTTAATTGTAATGACAAATGAGAAAAGTACCTTATTATTGCTGCTCTTTAAAAATTGGTTACTCTTTCACACAAGTctcaaaaaagttcaatttaatGCTCCACAGGGAACACCTGAGAGGTTTTCAGTTTGATTTGCCAAGAAGGCCTTAAATACTACTGCGATACTACTACGCTTAAATTTGCAGTTCCAAagtcttaaaaacaaaataaacagcatTGTTCGGTTTTCAATAAATCCCTGATATATTGCATTTCA
Coding sequences:
- the hdac10 gene encoding polyamine deacetylase HDAC10 isoform X3, whose translation is MRLHPRPAGRGRRHSPHSHEEYLEAVKKTPYMTLEDLKEFTLQYGDVYFHQNSYHCATLAAGAALQLVDGVMTGRVRNGIALVRPPGHHSMRAEANGFCVFNNVAIAAKYAQQTYGVERVLIVDWDIHHGQGVQYAFEDDPSVLYFSWHRYEHQKFWPQLRESDYDSVGKDKGAGFNINVPWNEVGMQNGDYLAAFCHVLLPVAYEFCPDLVLVCAGFDSAIGDPEGEMCATPDIFAHLTHLLMNLAGGKLCAVLEGGYNLTSLSQSVCATVETLLGDPAPRPANLRGPCQSALESIQCVRAAHRKYWTCFKYAAEAPPSDVSTKRIKLEEQGREEKLQREEAADSKSAVTWPEPQKRVPPPVRTAVVTPDDVASPDGCKRFSLSELDESLSPGDNDAPSGIAALVWKMENNEICNALATVADISVAMAPVIRHAASLKQRILVVCVGGTGVPSHLPQDGTTLTVHISKEAPEEPRCRYYVPVRLKNGCGDTAGLAQATSGLLLPLGYEYDPALVLLARMPGADDAGDVAWQQLVGLLRGLARGRVLVLLQEGDKVFVSPTTASLSGISAPAPGRLPAPLAEDVEALERLRRRLQVDWTLLRTAAQESGGEDN
- the hdac10 gene encoding polyamine deacetylase HDAC10 isoform X1, which codes for MRLHPRPAGRGRRHSPHSHEEYLEAVKKTPYMTLEDLKEFTLQYGDVYFHQNSYHCATLAAGAALQLVDGVMTGRVRNGIALVRPPGHHSMRAEANGFCVFNNVAIAAKYAQQTYGVERVLIVDWDIHHGQGVQYAFEDDPSVLYFSWHRYEHQKFWPQLRESDYDSVGKDKGAGFNINVPWNEVGMQNGDYLAAFCHVLLPVAYEFCPDLVLVCAGFDSAIGDPEGEMCATPDIFAHLTHLLMNLAGGKLCAVLEGGYNLTSLSQSVCATVETLLGDPAPRPANLRGPCQSALESIQCVRAAHRKYWTCFKYAAEAPPSDVSTKRIKLEEQGREEKLQREEAADSKSAVTWPEPQKRVPPPVRTAVVTPDDVASPDGCKRFSLSELDESLSPGDNDAPSGIAALVWKMENNEICNALATVADISVAMAPVIRHAASLKQRILVVCVGGTGVPSHLPQDGTTLTVHISKEAPEEPRCRYYVPVRLKNGCGDTAGLAQATSGLLLPLGYEYDPALVLLARMPGADDAGDVAWQQLVGLLRGLARGRVLVLLQEGDKVFVSPTTASLSGISAPAPGRLPAPLAEDVEALERLRRRLQVDWTLLRTAGEMQNNRYATILGTCAESIKLTKFYFLNGI
- the hdac10 gene encoding polyamine deacetylase HDAC10 isoform X2, translating into MRLHPRPAGRGRRHSPHSHEEYLEAVKKTPYMTLEDLKEFTLQYGDVYFHQNSYHCATLAAGAALQLVDGVMTGRVRNGIALVRPPGHHSMRAEANGFCVFNNVAIAAKYAQQTYGVERVLIVDWDIHHGQGVQYAFEDDPSVLYFSWHRYEHQKFWPQLRESDYDSVGKDKGAGFNINVPWNEVGMQNGDYLAAFCHVLLPVAYEFCPDLVLVCAGFDSAIGDPEGEMCATPDIFAHLTHLLMNLAGGKLCAVLEGGYNLTSLSQSVCATVETLLGDPAPRPANLRGPCQSALESIQCVRAAHRKYWTCFKYAAEAPPSDVSTKRIKLEEQGREEKLQREEAADSKSAVTWPEPQKRVPPPVRTAVVTPDDVASPDGCKRFSLSELDESLSPGDNDAPSGIAALVWKMENNEICNALATVADISVAMAPVIRHAASLKQRILVVCVGGTGVPSHLPQDGTTLTVHISKEAPEEPRCRYYVPVRLKNGCGDTAGLAQATSGLLLPLGYEYDPALVLLARMPGADDAGDVAWQQLVGLLRGLARGRVLVLLQGDKVFVSPTTASLSGISAPAPGRLPAPLAEDVEALERLRRRLQVDWTLLRTAGEMQNNRYATILGTCAESIKLTKFYFLNGI